The following are encoded in a window of Mustela nigripes isolate SB6536 chromosome 1, MUSNIG.SB6536, whole genome shotgun sequence genomic DNA:
- the LOC132009897 gene encoding olfactory receptor 5M8-like gives MRNFTSVTEFILLGLTSRLELQIVLFLLFLAIYMVMVAGNVGMIVLIQVNARLHKPMYFFLSHLSFVDLCFSSNVTPKMLAIFLSEKETISYPACLVQCYFFIALVHVEMYILAVMAFDRYMAICNPLLYGSKMSNSVCTTLIMGSYMYGALTGLMETMWTYNLAFCGPSEINHFYCADPPLIKLACSDTSNKELSMFVVAGCNLSFSLLIILISYLYIFPTILRIRSTEGRHKAFSTCGSHLTAVTIFYVTLFVMYLRRPSKESVEQGKMVAVFYTTVIPMLNPMIYSLRNKDVKEALTKELLRKQRFS, from the coding sequence ATGAGAAACTTCACCTCAGTGACTGAGTTCATTCTCCTTGGACTCACCAGTCGCCTGGAACTGCAGATTGTCCTCTTCCTGCTGTTTCTGGCCATTTACATGGTCATGGTCGCAGGGAATGTTGGCATGATTGTCCTCATCCAGGTCAATGCCCGGCTCCACAAacccatgtactttttcctgaGCCACTTGTCCTTTGTGGATCTGTGTTTCTCTTCCAACGTGACTCCCAAGATGCTGGCGATCTTCTTGTCGGAGAAGGAAACCATTTCCTATCCTGCTTGTCTGGTGCAGTGTTACTTCTTTATCGCCTTGGTCCACGTGGAGATGTACATCCTGGCTGTGATGGCCTTTGATCGGTACATGGCCATCTGCAACCCTCTGCTGTATGGCAGCAAGATGTCTAATAGTGTGTGCACCACCCTCATCATGGGGTCTTACATGTATGGGGCACTCACGGGCCTCATGGAGACCATGTGGACCTACAACCTTGCCTTCTGTGGCCCCAGTGAAATTAACCACTTCTACTGTGCTGACCCACCACTAATTAAGCTGGCCTGTTCTGACACTTCCAACAAGGAGCTGTCGATGTTTGTTGTGGCTGGatgtaatctttctttttctctgctcatCATCCTGATTTCctatctttatatttttcctacTATCCTAAGAATTCGTTCCACAGAAGGCAGGCACAAAGCTTTCTCTACCTGTGGCTCCCATCTCACAGCTGTCACCATATTCTATGTGACCCTGTTCGTCATGTATCTCAGACGTCCCTCAAAGGAATCTGTGGAACAAGGTAAAATGGTAGCTGTATTTTATACAACAGTCATCCCCATGTTGAACCCTATGATTTATAGCCTTAGGAATAAGGATGTGAAAGAAGCATTGACCAAAGAgttgttaagaaaacaaagattttcatAG